From Pseudomonas putida, one genomic window encodes:
- the queA gene encoding tRNA preQ1(34) S-adenosylmethionine ribosyltransferase-isomerase QueA, whose protein sequence is MRVADFSFELPDSLIARHPLAERHGSRLLVLDGPSGALAHKQFTDLLDYLRPGDLMVFNNTRVIPARLFGQKASGGKLEMLVERVLDSHRVLAHVRASKAPKEGAVILIDGGGEAEMVARHDTLFELRFTEEVLPLLERVGHMPLPPYIDRPDEGADRERYQTVYAERAGAVAAPTAGLHFDEALLDKIAAMGVERAFVTLHVGAGTFQPVRVDKIEDHHMHKEWLEVSQDVVDAIEACRARGGRVVAVGTTSVRSLESAARDGVLKAFSGDTDIFIYPGRPFHVVDALVTNFHLPESTLLMLVSAFAGYPETMAAYTAAVEQGYRFFSYGDAMFITRNPAPRGPEDQA, encoded by the coding sequence ATGCGCGTCGCCGATTTTTCCTTCGAACTCCCCGATTCCCTGATCGCCCGCCACCCGCTGGCCGAGCGCCATGGCAGCCGACTGCTGGTCCTCGATGGGCCGAGCGGGGCGCTGGCGCACAAACAATTCACCGATCTGCTCGACTACCTGCGCCCCGGCGACCTGATGGTGTTCAACAACACCCGGGTCATCCCGGCGCGGCTGTTTGGCCAGAAAGCCTCCGGCGGCAAGCTGGAAATGCTGGTCGAGCGGGTACTGGACAGCCACCGCGTGCTCGCCCATGTGCGCGCCAGCAAGGCCCCCAAAGAAGGGGCGGTGATCCTCATCGACGGCGGTGGCGAGGCCGAGATGGTTGCCCGCCACGACACGCTGTTCGAGCTGCGCTTCACCGAAGAGGTGCTGCCGTTGCTCGAACGTGTCGGGCACATGCCGCTGCCGCCTTACATCGACCGCCCGGACGAGGGCGCCGACCGTGAGCGCTACCAGACCGTGTACGCCGAACGCGCTGGTGCCGTAGCCGCACCGACCGCGGGCCTGCACTTCGACGAAGCGCTGCTGGACAAGATCGCCGCCATGGGCGTGGAACGTGCCTTCGTCACCCTGCATGTCGGCGCGGGCACTTTCCAGCCGGTGCGGGTCGACAAGATCGAAGACCACCACATGCATAAAGAGTGGCTCGAAGTGAGCCAGGATGTGGTCGATGCCATCGAGGCCTGCCGGGCCCGGGGTGGCCGTGTGGTTGCGGTCGGCACCACCAGCGTGCGCTCGCTGGAAAGCGCTGCGCGCGATGGCGTGCTCAAGGCCTTCAGCGGCGATACCGATATTTTCATCTACCCGGGCCGGCCGTTCCATGTGGTCGATGCTCTGGTCACCAACTTCCACCTGCCGGAGTCCACGCTGCTGATGCTGGTCTCGGCATTCGCCGGTTACCCCGAGACCATGGCTGCCTACACGGCGGCGGTCGAGCAGGGGTACCGCTTCTTCAGTTACGGTGATGCCATGTTCATCACCCGCAATCCGGCGCCACGCGGCCCAGAGGATCAAGCATGA
- a CDS encoding Fic family protein has protein sequence MTLLNKILKLLQEDRSLRSREIAERLDASWATVKRHLDALLEAGQVQREKDGRITRYRLVTADARLPDSASAQSPSADLPWSPASLALRKSLTRPLAMREVVTYQRDLVDSYEPNQTAWLPPSLTAALEAEGRMRGQQPAGTYARKVLEPLLIDLSWSSSRLEGNRYTLLDTKKLFESGVTQGDLDAVMLLNHKAAIEFMVDAVPEYGLNSAVIRNLHGLLMQDLLADSNALGSIRQTVVNISGTTYFPTQVPSLLEEMFDLILDKARQIKNPIEAAFFLWINLAYLQPFEDGNKRTSRLAANIPLMLYNCSPLSFLDVNPQDYALAMMGVYEQRDMAMAADLFVWVYRRSISKYGVMLEAMGVPDPVRLQYREVLNETIGAVVRDRLTVRSVVAGLPFSEDEKRQFQPLLQAELDILALHNCARYRLTMRQVTEWIKAGRPS, from the coding sequence ATGACATTGCTGAACAAGATTCTGAAACTGCTTCAGGAGGATCGGAGCCTAAGATCGCGTGAGATCGCCGAGCGTCTCGATGCAAGTTGGGCCACAGTCAAGCGTCACCTCGATGCATTGTTGGAGGCGGGCCAGGTTCAGCGCGAGAAGGACGGACGCATCACGCGTTACCGGCTGGTCACGGCAGATGCTCGATTGCCAGACAGTGCGTCTGCGCAGTCTCCTTCCGCTGATCTGCCTTGGTCGCCTGCGAGCCTCGCCCTGCGCAAGTCGTTGACCCGTCCATTGGCAATGCGCGAAGTCGTCACCTATCAGCGCGACCTTGTAGACAGCTACGAGCCGAACCAGACTGCCTGGCTGCCACCCAGCTTGACGGCTGCGCTAGAGGCTGAAGGCCGGATGAGGGGGCAGCAGCCAGCCGGCACCTACGCGCGCAAAGTACTCGAACCTTTGTTGATTGACCTGTCATGGTCGTCTTCACGTCTGGAAGGCAACCGCTATACGCTGCTCGACACCAAGAAGCTGTTCGAAAGTGGTGTGACGCAGGGAGATCTCGATGCGGTGATGCTGCTCAATCACAAGGCGGCCATCGAATTCATGGTCGATGCAGTACCTGAATACGGGCTCAACTCAGCCGTCATCCGCAACCTGCATGGCTTGCTGATGCAGGATCTGCTAGCAGACAGCAATGCCTTGGGCAGTATTCGCCAGACAGTCGTGAACATCAGCGGGACTACCTACTTCCCAACCCAAGTGCCCTCACTGCTGGAAGAGATGTTCGACTTGATACTCGACAAGGCGCGGCAGATCAAGAATCCCATCGAGGCGGCATTCTTCTTGTGGATAAACCTGGCCTACCTGCAACCCTTCGAAGATGGCAACAAGCGCACAAGTCGTTTGGCGGCGAACATACCGCTGATGCTCTATAACTGCTCGCCTTTGTCGTTCCTGGACGTAAACCCGCAGGACTATGCGCTGGCGATGATGGGGGTGTATGAGCAGCGTGATATGGCGATGGCAGCGGATCTGTTTGTCTGGGTCTATCGCAGGTCGATCAGCAAGTATGGCGTGATGCTTGAAGCAATGGGGGTTCCAGACCCCGTGCGCCTGCAGTATCGAGAGGTGTTGAACGAGACGATTGGTGCCGTCGTACGCGACAGGCTCACTGTCCGCTCGGTGGTAGCCGGGCTGCCTTTTTCAGAGGACGAGAAAAGGCAGTTTCAGCCTCTGTTGCAGGCTGAACTGGATATCCTGGCGCTGCACAACTGCGCCAGGTATCGGCTGACCATGAGGCAGGTAACGGAATGGATCAAGGCCGGGAGACCCTCATGA
- a CDS encoding trypsin-like peptidase domain-containing protein — MLLSGCNGVPTSYVSDPVYDQAFVVTSGAPLPMLLMATAIQWNEDYAVTAKHTPFLRNVVHEGLGDVVFFKHKAAQVPLWRQYVPGESVTAVGFNSLMMPVQGKGHTLASLVRLQGTPGSVFYSVHDGPMVKGMSGGPVFADDGKVVGINVAFIAKDEIDARSRPDLADKERVSVFMSYSEIDKEWRRFQYLADKTKPKAAPAAIKGYVAVAAKP; from the coding sequence ATGCTGCTCAGTGGGTGCAATGGAGTGCCAACGTCCTACGTGTCGGACCCAGTCTACGATCAGGCGTTCGTGGTCACCTCCGGTGCACCGCTGCCGATGTTGCTGATGGCCACCGCCATCCAGTGGAACGAAGACTACGCAGTAACCGCCAAGCACACCCCCTTCCTGCGCAACGTGGTCCATGAAGGCCTGGGTGATGTGGTGTTCTTCAAGCACAAGGCGGCGCAGGTGCCGCTCTGGCGGCAGTACGTGCCAGGCGAGTCTGTGACAGCGGTCGGCTTCAACAGCCTGATGATGCCCGTGCAGGGCAAGGGCCACACCCTGGCTTCGCTGGTACGCCTGCAGGGCACGCCAGGCAGCGTGTTCTATTCGGTGCACGACGGCCCGATGGTCAAAGGCATGTCCGGTGGCCCGGTGTTCGCCGACGACGGCAAGGTCGTGGGGATCAATGTCGCTTTCATCGCCAAAGATGAAATCGATGCGCGCAGCCGGCCGGACCTGGCCGACAAAGAGCGTGTCAGCGTGTTCATGTCGTATAGCGAAATCGACAAGGAATGGCGCCGCTTCCAGTACCTGGCCGATAAAACCAAGCCCAAGGCCGCGCCTGCCGCGATCAAAGGGTATGTCGCTGTGGCCGCCAAACCTTGA
- a CDS encoding bestrophin family protein, translated as MKEIIARKYRLVVKTFGYIGWSLFWLLIWDVLVTIDFMLFLNSKFTLPLIPLTLLGSALVVLVSFRNSSAYNRWWEARTLWGALVNSSRSFARQTLTLIDDTDDGLNPVKATLLRRHIAYVNCLAAHLKGEACPDELMAFIPPGEFERRNRSNNFANDILSGSAALLAREYKAGRLDSIRLARLESTLVDLSNAQGGMERIANTPLPYPYVYFPRLFISLFCLIVPVGLVESLGWFTPLASTVVGFMLLAIERIGTDLQSPFRFSEHQIQMDAICETIERNLESMQREAQCGELGAEAFRPAHNAGA; from the coding sequence GTGAAAGAAATCATCGCCCGCAAGTATCGCCTGGTGGTGAAGACCTTCGGCTACATCGGCTGGTCGCTGTTCTGGCTGCTGATCTGGGACGTGCTGGTCACCATCGATTTCATGCTGTTCTTGAACAGCAAATTCACCCTGCCATTGATCCCGCTGACACTGCTGGGTTCGGCGCTGGTAGTGCTGGTGAGTTTTCGCAACAGCAGCGCCTACAACCGCTGGTGGGAGGCGCGTACCTTATGGGGCGCGCTGGTGAACAGTTCACGCAGCTTCGCCCGGCAGACGCTGACGCTGATCGACGACACCGACGACGGCCTGAACCCGGTCAAGGCCACCTTGTTGCGCCGGCATATCGCTTATGTGAACTGCCTGGCAGCACACCTCAAAGGCGAAGCCTGCCCAGACGAGCTGATGGCGTTCATTCCCCCAGGAGAGTTCGAGCGGCGCAACCGTTCGAACAATTTCGCCAACGATATCCTCAGTGGCTCGGCGGCCCTGCTTGCCCGCGAATACAAGGCCGGGCGGCTGGACAGCATCCGCCTGGCGCGGCTGGAATCGACGCTGGTGGACCTGTCCAACGCCCAAGGCGGCATGGAGCGTATCGCCAACACGCCGCTGCCCTACCCTTACGTGTACTTTCCGCGGCTGTTCATCTCGTTGTTCTGCCTGATCGTGCCTGTGGGCCTGGTCGAGTCGCTGGGCTGGTTCACGCCACTGGCGTCTACCGTGGTGGGGTTCATGCTACTCGCCATCGAGCGGATCGGCACCGACCTGCAGAGCCCGTTCCGCTTCAGTGAACACCAGATCCAGATGGACGCCATTTGCGAGACCATCGAGCGCAACCTGGAGTCGATGCAGCGTGAAGCGCAGTGCGGGGAGTTAGGCGCCGAGGCGTTCAGGCCCGCACATAACGCTGGCGCATGA
- the phnE gene encoding phosphonate ABC transporter, permease protein PhnE produces the protein MGRVINLLVMAALVGAVVASFSYLDLDLQALVGNGGLGQMAEYAGRFLHPDVTPEHLQAVARGALETLAMSGLGTLLAMVLGMLLALPAAGRFGWPLQASARLLLNALRAIPELVWAALMVLAAGLGPNAGTLALALHTAGVLGRLYAEALENTPAEPAAAIRLQGGGQLAAFCFGTLPNLWPQLLAYSLYRWENNIRMASVLGLVGAGGLGQMLYTTLSLFQEAQASTVILAMLVLVLLVDVFSDVMRQRYVRA, from the coding sequence ATGGGCCGCGTGATCAATCTGCTGGTGATGGCTGCCCTGGTTGGCGCGGTAGTCGCCTCGTTCAGCTACCTGGACCTGGACCTGCAGGCGCTGGTGGGTAACGGCGGGCTGGGACAGATGGCCGAGTATGCCGGGCGTTTTCTGCACCCGGACGTTACCCCCGAACATCTGCAAGCGGTGGCGCGCGGTGCCCTGGAAACCCTGGCCATGTCCGGGCTGGGTACGCTGCTGGCAATGGTGCTGGGCATGCTGTTGGCATTGCCCGCAGCGGGGCGTTTCGGTTGGCCGCTGCAGGCTTCGGCGCGCCTGCTGCTCAATGCCCTGCGGGCCATCCCCGAGCTGGTATGGGCGGCGCTGATGGTACTGGCCGCAGGGCTTGGCCCCAATGCCGGGACGCTTGCACTGGCTCTGCACACGGCAGGTGTGCTTGGCCGGTTGTACGCCGAGGCATTGGAAAATACCCCGGCCGAGCCGGCGGCGGCGATTCGCCTGCAAGGTGGCGGGCAACTGGCGGCGTTCTGCTTCGGCACCTTGCCCAACCTGTGGCCGCAGTTGCTGGCTTACAGCCTGTACCGCTGGGAAAACAACATCCGTATGGCCAGTGTGCTTGGCCTCGTTGGCGCAGGGGGGCTGGGGCAGATGCTCTATACCACGCTGAGCCTGTTCCAGGAGGCCCAGGCCAGCACGGTGATCCTGGCCATGCTGGTCCTGGTGCTGCTGGTGGACGTATTCAGTGATGTCATGCGCCAGCGTTATGTGCGGGCCTGA
- a CDS encoding PhnE/PtxC family ABC transporter permease: MLKASARDPAFVPRLFVALVALALLWPGAQLSELNPGVLLQAENRQQIASFTSAFWPPAHDGEFLKLLYEATLQTLAVATAGMVLALLLAIPASLLASRALSLRAASRGGRSGAWSRLLRMPVRGLLIFLRSVPEVVWALLFVRAVGLGPTAGVLAIAITYSGMLGKVYAEIFESVDQRPAHALLQAGSGRLTAFFYGILPSAGTELVSYTVYRWECAVRASVVMGFVGAGGLGQQIDLSMRMFAGGEVASMLLAFFGLVLLADLLSRFLRGRLAWAA; encoded by the coding sequence ATGCTGAAAGCCAGCGCCCGGGATCCGGCGTTTGTACCGCGCCTGTTCGTCGCCCTGGTTGCGCTGGCCCTGCTGTGGCCTGGGGCGCAGTTGAGCGAGCTGAACCCGGGTGTGCTGCTGCAAGCGGAAAACCGCCAGCAGATCGCCAGCTTCACCAGCGCCTTCTGGCCGCCGGCGCATGATGGCGAGTTCCTCAAATTGCTCTACGAGGCGACCCTGCAGACATTGGCGGTGGCCACTGCCGGCATGGTGCTTGCGCTGCTGCTGGCAATCCCGGCCAGCTTGCTGGCCAGCCGCGCCTTGTCGTTGCGCGCAGCCTCTCGCGGCGGCCGTTCCGGGGCTTGGTCCCGCCTGCTCAGGATGCCGGTGCGGGGGCTGTTGATTTTCCTGCGCAGTGTCCCCGAGGTCGTCTGGGCGTTGCTGTTCGTGCGCGCGGTAGGGCTGGGGCCAACGGCGGGGGTGCTGGCCATCGCCATCACCTACAGCGGTATGCTCGGTAAGGTCTATGCGGAAATTTTCGAGTCGGTCGACCAGCGCCCGGCGCATGCCCTGCTGCAAGCGGGCAGTGGCCGGCTGACCGCCTTCTTCTACGGCATCCTGCCCAGTGCTGGCACCGAGCTTGTGTCGTACACCGTCTACCGCTGGGAGTGCGCGGTGCGCGCCTCGGTGGTGATGGGTTTCGTGGGTGCTGGGGGGCTGGGCCAGCAGATCGACCTGTCGATGCGCATGTTCGCAGGCGGTGAGGTGGCGAGCATGCTGCTCGCCTTCTTTGGCCTGGTGCTGCTGGCCGACCTGCTCAGCCGCTTCCTGCGGGGGCGATTGGCATGGGCCGCGTGA
- a CDS encoding phosphonate ABC transporter ATP-binding protein: MTITLLDAGLRHGQVRALDSVSVRITQGERVAIIGPSGAGKSSLLHLMATAVQPSAGRLDLLGEQPWALSAKARQRLRARVGLVHQAPPLPPRQRVVTAVLAGRLGQWGTLRSLLNLVYPTDVQGARQVLAELGLAEKLFVQCGQLSGGQLQRVGIARALYQRPEVLLTDEPVSAMDPVLAEHSLALLNRHAQAHGVTLVASLHAVDLALAHFPRVIGIREGRVAFDCSAEAVTEQMLDALYANEQLGSPLPQAPTLAVQIPRC, translated from the coding sequence GTGACTATCACGCTGCTCGACGCGGGGCTGCGCCACGGCCAGGTTCGCGCGCTTGACTCGGTGTCTGTGCGTATCACCCAGGGTGAGCGTGTTGCGATCATCGGCCCTTCAGGGGCCGGCAAATCCAGCCTGCTGCACCTGATGGCCACTGCCGTACAGCCCAGCGCAGGGCGCCTGGATTTGTTGGGTGAGCAGCCTTGGGCGTTGTCGGCAAAGGCTCGCCAGCGGCTGCGCGCCAGGGTCGGCCTGGTACATCAGGCGCCGCCCTTGCCGCCTCGCCAGCGGGTGGTGACTGCCGTGCTGGCCGGGCGTCTGGGCCAGTGGGGTACGTTGCGTTCGCTGCTCAACCTCGTGTACCCCACCGATGTGCAGGGGGCACGCCAGGTGCTGGCCGAGCTGGGCTTGGCGGAAAAGCTGTTCGTCCAGTGCGGGCAGCTTTCCGGGGGCCAGTTGCAGCGCGTCGGCATTGCGCGCGCGCTGTATCAGCGGCCCGAGGTACTGCTGACCGATGAGCCGGTGTCAGCGATGGACCCCGTGCTGGCCGAGCACAGTCTGGCCCTGCTCAACCGCCATGCTCAAGCTCACGGCGTGACGCTGGTAGCCAGCCTGCATGCAGTGGACCTGGCCTTGGCGCATTTCCCGCGGGTTATCGGCATTCGAGAGGGCAGGGTGGCGTTCGACTGCTCTGCCGAGGCTGTGACCGAGCAGATGCTCGATGCGCTTTACGCCAACGAGCAGTTGGGGTCACCACTGCCCCAGGCGCCGACCTTGGCTGTGCAGATTCCGCGATGCTGA
- a CDS encoding putative selenate ABC transporter substrate-binding protein has product MLKRPLALAAGLVMSCCAVVAQAADTLRVSAIPDEAPTELLRKFEPLGKYLSQQLGMQVKFVPVADYPAVVESLASDRLDLAWLGGFTFVQVHLKDPTATPLVQREQDAQFTSKFITANPQVKSLADLKGKSFAFGSISSTSGSLMPRYFMLKQDNIKPEGYFSRVAYSGAHDATVAWVQSGKVDGGVLNASVWQKLVDAGKVDTSKVKVFATTPTYYDYNWTVRGNMDPALKDKIKQAFLALDPSNPEHKKILDLQAASRFIETKPENYQGTEQAAREAGLLK; this is encoded by the coding sequence ATGCTCAAACGCCCTCTGGCGCTCGCCGCCGGCCTCGTGATGTCCTGCTGTGCCGTTGTAGCGCAGGCCGCTGACACCTTGCGGGTCAGTGCCATTCCCGACGAAGCGCCGACCGAGCTGCTGCGCAAGTTCGAGCCGCTGGGCAAATACCTGTCCCAGCAACTGGGCATGCAGGTGAAGTTCGTGCCGGTGGCCGACTACCCGGCAGTGGTTGAATCGCTGGCCAGCGACCGTCTGGACCTGGCCTGGCTGGGTGGTTTCACCTTCGTTCAGGTGCACCTCAAAGACCCGACCGCCACGCCGCTGGTGCAGCGTGAGCAGGATGCCCAGTTCACCTCCAAGTTCATCACCGCCAACCCGCAGGTGAAGAGCCTGGCCGACCTCAAGGGCAAGTCCTTCGCCTTCGGTTCGATTTCGTCCACCTCTGGCAGCCTGATGCCGCGCTACTTCATGCTCAAGCAAGACAACATCAAGCCTGAGGGCTACTTCAGCCGCGTCGCCTACTCCGGAGCCCACGACGCAACCGTGGCCTGGGTCCAGTCCGGCAAGGTCGATGGTGGCGTGCTCAACGCCAGCGTCTGGCAGAAGCTGGTCGATGCCGGCAAGGTCGATACCAGCAAGGTCAAGGTGTTTGCGACCACCCCGACCTACTATGACTACAACTGGACCGTGCGCGGCAACATGGACCCAGCGCTCAAAGACAAGATCAAGCAAGCCTTCCTCGCCCTGGACCCTTCGAACCCGGAGCACAAGAAGATCCTCGACCTGCAGGCCGCCAGCCGTTTCATCGAAACCAAGCCTGAGAACTACCAGGGCACCGAGCAGGCGGCACGTGAGGCCGGCCTGCTCAAGTGA
- the selD gene encoding selenide, water dikinase SelD translates to MSEPIRLTQYSHGAGCGCKISPKVLDVILAESGVQAHDQNLWVGNASRDDAAVYALDDERGVVSTTDFFMPIVDDPYDFGRIAATNAISDIYAMGGDPLMAIAILGWPVNVLPPEVAREVIRGGRAVCAEAGIPLAGGHSIDAPEPIFGLAVTGVVSKRHLKRNDTATEGCRLYLTKPLGIGILTTAEKKAKLRDQDQGLARDWMCTLNTPGSRFGKLDGVKAMTDVTGFGLLGHLVELAEGSGLTAHLDYAAVPRLPGIEHYMAEGCIPGGTLRNFDSYGHKIGALTDDQKHLLCDPQTSGGLLVAVTPEGEQAFLAVAAELGLDLAPIGLLAERQSHAVEVN, encoded by the coding sequence ATGAGCGAGCCGATTCGCCTGACCCAATACAGCCATGGTGCTGGCTGTGGCTGCAAGATCTCCCCCAAGGTGCTGGATGTGATCCTGGCCGAAAGTGGCGTCCAGGCCCATGACCAGAACCTGTGGGTCGGCAACGCATCGCGCGATGATGCCGCCGTGTACGCCCTGGATGATGAGCGCGGCGTGGTTTCCACCACCGACTTTTTCATGCCCATCGTCGATGACCCCTACGACTTCGGCCGCATCGCCGCCACCAACGCCATCAGCGATATCTACGCCATGGGCGGCGACCCGTTGATGGCCATCGCCATCCTCGGCTGGCCGGTCAACGTGCTGCCGCCCGAAGTGGCCCGTGAAGTTATTCGCGGTGGCCGCGCCGTGTGCGCCGAAGCCGGCATCCCCCTGGCCGGCGGGCATTCGATCGATGCCCCCGAGCCGATCTTCGGCCTGGCTGTCACCGGCGTGGTCAGCAAGCGCCACCTCAAGCGCAATGACACCGCGACAGAGGGTTGCCGCCTGTACCTGACCAAGCCCTTGGGCATCGGCATCCTCACCACCGCCGAGAAAAAGGCCAAGCTGCGCGACCAGGACCAGGGCCTGGCCCGCGACTGGATGTGCACGCTCAACACCCCCGGCAGCCGCTTTGGCAAGCTCGACGGTGTCAAGGCGATGACCGACGTGACCGGTTTCGGCCTGCTCGGCCACCTGGTCGAGTTGGCAGAGGGCAGCGGGCTGACCGCACACCTGGACTACGCCGCCGTTCCGCGCCTGCCGGGCATCGAGCACTACATGGCCGAGGGCTGCATCCCCGGCGGTACTCTGCGCAACTTCGACAGCTACGGGCACAAAATCGGTGCGCTGACCGACGATCAGAAGCACCTGCTGTGCGACCCGCAAACCAGTGGCGGCCTGCTGGTAGCGGTCACCCCCGAAGGCGAGCAGGCGTTTCTTGCCGTCGCCGCCGAACTTGGCCTGGACCTTGCGCCGATCGGCCTGCTGGCTGAGCGACAGAGCCACGCAGTCGAGGTGAACTGA
- the mnmH gene encoding tRNA 2-selenouridine(34) synthase MnmH — translation MRHDCTDFRQLFLDDVPMMDMRAPVEFAKGAFPGVVNLPLMTDQERQKVGTCYKQQGQAAAITLGHQLVSGTIKRERLHAWASFAKAHPDGYLYCARGGLRSLIVQQWLRDEAGIAYPRIKGGYKAMRTFLLETTQQAVEQCDFVLLGGLTGTGKTDVLHQLSNVIDLEGHANHRGSSFGKRATGQPAQIDFENKLAIDVLKKRARGIEQFVLEDEGRIVGSCTVPLELYQGMQQYPLVWLEDSFENRVERILRDYVVNLCAEFVALHGEELGRRLFAERLLQSMSNIHKRLGGERCQRLSEIMRLALDEQQRTGGIDLHRGWIEGLLKEYYDPMYAYQRDAKADRIEFAGDAVEVREYLKARHR, via the coding sequence ATGCGCCACGACTGCACCGACTTCCGCCAGTTGTTCCTCGACGATGTGCCGATGATGGACATGCGTGCGCCCGTCGAATTTGCCAAGGGCGCCTTCCCCGGCGTGGTCAATCTGCCGCTGATGACCGACCAGGAGCGGCAAAAGGTCGGTACCTGCTACAAGCAGCAGGGCCAGGCCGCCGCCATCACCCTTGGCCATCAACTGGTCAGCGGCACCATTAAGCGCGAGCGACTGCACGCCTGGGCCAGCTTTGCCAAGGCCCACCCCGATGGCTACCTGTACTGCGCCCGCGGCGGCCTGCGCTCGCTGATCGTTCAGCAGTGGCTGCGCGACGAAGCCGGCATCGCCTACCCGCGTATCAAGGGTGGCTATAAAGCCATGCGCACGTTCCTGTTGGAAACAACCCAGCAGGCCGTGGAGCAATGCGATTTCGTTCTGCTCGGCGGCCTGACCGGCACTGGCAAGACCGATGTGCTGCACCAACTGAGCAACGTGATCGACCTTGAAGGGCATGCCAACCATCGAGGTTCGAGCTTCGGCAAACGTGCCACCGGGCAGCCGGCGCAGATCGATTTCGAGAACAAGCTGGCCATCGACGTGCTGAAAAAACGCGCCCGCGGTATCGAGCAATTCGTGCTGGAGGACGAGGGCCGTATCGTCGGGAGCTGCACCGTGCCGCTGGAGCTGTACCAGGGTATGCAGCAGTACCCATTGGTATGGCTGGAGGACAGCTTCGAAAACCGTGTGGAACGCATTCTGCGTGACTACGTGGTTAACCTGTGCGCCGAATTCGTCGCGCTCCATGGCGAAGAGCTCGGGCGCCGGCTGTTCGCTGAGCGCCTGTTACAGAGCATGAGCAACATCCACAAGCGCCTGGGCGGCGAGCGCTGTCAGCGCCTGTCAGAGATCATGCGCCTGGCGCTGGATGAGCAGCAGCGCACCGGGGGTATCGATTTACACCGGGGGTGGATCGAGGGGTTGCTGAAGGAATACTACGACCCGATGTATGCCTACCAGCGTGATGCCAAGGCGGACCGTATCGAGTTTGCAGGGGATGCTGTGGAGGTGCGCGAGTACCTCAAGGCTCGCCATCGCTAG